GCGCAAGCCGGTCTGGACGGGAAAATAAGAGCGCCCGACGTCGCCTTCGAACTGCGCGTGCCCGCGATAGCGCCCCGCACTGCCTCCGAACCGGAGAGGGCGAGCAAGCCGAAGGGAGACGCTAATCTTCGGCGATCTGCCTAAATTTTAGACATTTTGGCTTTGCGCCTGTTTATTAATCTGAATTGCTGTCCCGGAGACGGTCCGACCGACTGTGGGCGTATGGACGGCACACACGACGACCGGGCGGACCATGACATCGTTGGGGCATTCCAAAAGCGAAAACTTTTCGCATTTGGATTTTTCCCAAACCGTACCAAGTTGCCATCATTCGGAAAAGATTGACGTTTTTCCGTTTTCGTGTACCCTGGTTCCGGATACATTCAAGCGAGAGAGCGTTGGAGCGGCGCGACCATGATGGGCGGCGAGCAGTTCGACTATGGCCAAATTGAACCCGAGGTACGGGACAGGCTGGAGGAACTCGCGGGTGTCATCCTGGAGGGCGAGAAGCGGCTGACATGCAGCGCCTTGGTGATCGGCGCCGCGCTGGTCGAAGCCAAGCAGCATTTTGCACACGGTATATTCGCGAGGTGGTGTCGTGTGGTCTTGAAAATCGAGCCGCGGACGGCGCAACTGCGCATGAATGCCGCGCATCTGTTCCAGCGCCACGGCGATGACGTGTGCCTGCTGCCGTTGACCGCCGCGCAGTATCTGGGCGCTGCATCCGTGGACGAGGTTACGGTGCTCGAAGTGCTCGCGCGTGTGCGGCGCGGGGAGCGGGTGACGGTCAAGTGGGTCGAGCAAACGATCCGCCGCGACAAGGGGGGCTCCGCCAAAATGGAGACCGACGAGGCTCAGTCGGCCCAGATCGCGGCGATGATCACGGCGACGTTGGACCTCCGCGGTTGCCGGCTCTTGCACGCCTTTCTCGAGGAGCGGCCGTCGGCTCGTCAGTTCATGGCGGATCTTGCCGACCGTGCAGCCACGAAGATTCGCACGAGCCGCGGCGCACGGGTGACGCCCGCCATGCTCAGCCTGCCCGCACCCTGATCGGGCATTCCAACGTCGTGACGTGCGACATTCGAAGGAGCCGGACGACCTGTTTTTCGTTCATCATGTGAGAGCAACGGCGCGATGATTCTCGACGAATTGCTGCAACCGATCGTTGATGCGCTGGCCGCGACCGAGCTGGGCGCTCCGAAAACGCAAGCCGTGATCGACCGGCATATCAAGACGTTCGACGGGATGTTGGAGCTTGGCTTGACCTACAAGCAGATCGCTGAGGGTCTGAACGTCCGCGGAGCGCGGGGGCGCACCGGAGCCAAATTCACCGAGCAATCGCTCTACACCTTCATCAGCCGCGCCAGGGCGAGGAAGGATCGCCCGCCTGCGGCAGAAACAAAGCGGCCGTCCGCTCGAACAACCGATTTCGGCCGGCCGTCGCCGCCGAGCGCGGCGCAGAATTCGCCGATACTCGACCGGTTCAGGGAATGCATCGAGCAGGCCCGGGCCCACGCCGCCATGGACGAGCTTCTGTTCCGCCGCGGAAAGTCGCGGTAGCGGGCATGCTTGCCGAGGAGGACCGCACCGAGGTTCAGAGGTTATTGCGCCGGGTCCGCCGTCCTACCGTCGACGTCGCGGTTCAGGTCCACGTTCTCGAGCAGGCCGCATCGTCCTTTCGACGCCGAAGTGCGCGGCGCAGATCGTCGGCTCGTATCGGAGAGGTCGTCCTGCAATTGTCCGCGCTCGTGAACGCGGCACACCAAGCGGCTCGCGCCGGCGCGTGCTCCATCCCGTCGGAAATATTGCCCGAGACGTTCGACGCGCTGGTCGGGCGCTATCCATTCTCGAACGTCGACATGGCCCCGGTCACGGGCGAGACGTTGAAGAATACGGGCGGTCGCGCGGGTTTTTCCCGGACGGCGGTGATATCGGCGCCCGTCGAGCCCCATGTTGTGAATGCGGCGCTGCGCCAGTTCCCGGGTCGACCGCATCTGGTGGCGGTCAGGTCGACAGCCTTTCCGTTTGACGCGGCGCAGAACTACTTCTTCGAGGGGTTGGAAAGGCCGACTGCGGACGATCTGAGGAGGCGGCTCGAGGATTTTATCGTTGGAATGGCGGATGTCGCGCCTGGTTTTCTCGAACATGTGCGCGATCGCGTGTGTCTGGCGACGCGAGATCCGGAACGGCAGAACCGGGGACGGCGAACGCTCTACGACTGGGCCGAGCCGTCGCCCGAGGCCCGTCTGGTGTGGGACGTGCTCGAGGCGGTCCTGCAGCCGATGACGGAGCGGCCGAAGGCGGCGGTTCAGGAGGTCATCGTTAGGATCGTCGATCTGCTGGCGGGGTCGATCGTCGCAGACGGCATCCGGTCCGACGTCATTTCGGCGATGTCGACGATCTGGGTCGCCAGCTGCCAGCACCATATCGTTGCAAGGCGTCTGTCGGGATTGCTCGACGATGCGCCACGGCAGCCGCGGACGCCGCGCCGCCTGCGTCGGCGCGGCTTCTGGATCGCCTGCCATGGCGCCGTGCGCGACTCGGCCGCAGAACTCTGGCGCCGTGCGTGCATGGGCGACCATCGCCACGTCGCGCAGCTCGGCGGCGCTTCCAAGCCCTTCGATGCGAGGTCAGCCTCGCTCGCCGTCGACATCGGCAACCCGCCGAAAGGCCGCGCTACTGGACTTCCGGTGCCGACCCTCGATCTCGCCGCCGCGGCCACCGCCGGGACGACTTTTCGATTTCTCCGCAGCCTTGCAAAATCCTGCGCGGTTCGGCTCTGCCCGCAAGCCGAGCCCGACGTCCTCAGACGATAGATATCGCTTCTTCGACGGATGGCGACAATCTACGACATTTTCGACGCAGGGTTCGTGGGAGCCTTGTTCGTCGAGCCGTGCCCTATTCAGCTGCTCATCGATAGAGGAGAAGTGGCTGGATGCCCGGTTGGTACTGCATCGTCATCTTGTCCGCCATTGGCGGCCAGGGAAAGAGCCTGTTTTCCGAGCTCGTGGCGCTGATCTGGCGCTCGCTCGGATGCCAGGTTCGGGTCTTTTCCGCGGACGTTCAGCAGCGGTTGGCAACCAAGCTCGGAAGCTGCGTCACCACGATCGACACCGATCTGCTCGACGCACCCGACGATCCCCTTGCCCTGTTGCGGGCATTTTCGCCGCTGTCTCTCGCCATCGACCAGGCGGCGAAGAGCGGCAGCAGCATCGTGCTGGACACGGCGGCCACGTGGGACAAGCCGGTCGTCCGTTTCCTGCGCGACATGGGCCTCGATAAGGTGGTTGCCGAGGGCGGGGGCCAGATGATCGTCGCGCTTGTGACGACCTCAAATCGGGACGCCATGCGCGCATTGGCGACGACCACCGGCGTAGTACGCGCTGCGCTGCCGCTCGCCCGCCCGGTGTGGGTGCTGAACGAACGGGTCGGTACCGTGTTCCCGGCGGATTTCGACCCGGGCATCATCGGCCTGGAGCCGGAGCAGTTCGACGAGATGCGTGCGGGCGTGTCGGAGATTGTGCTGCCGCGCCTCGATGATCGCCTGTGGCAGCCCGTGGACCGTGCAGGACTGAACCTCGTCGATTTCGTGACCGCCGATCCGGCGAAACTCGCCGTGTTGTGGGGTGATGCCGCAGGCCGTCCGCTCGACCGGCTCTCGGCGGCGGCGGTGCAGCGGCGCATCGCGAGCTGGATCGCCAACATGATGGAGGAGGGCACGCGGACCCTCAGGTTTCCCCAGGCCGATTAGGCTCGCACCGCACTTTGCGCGAGCCGAGCAGCGCGGGAACGAGGCGGCTCGCAGGCTAATCCGGCGTCTGGCCCGGTCTAGCAGCCATCATAGTTTGATCCGCGACCTTCCATGGGAGCTCCAATTGTTGACACGAGCCGAACGCGAGCAAGTCCTCAGACTGCGGGCCCAAATCCGTCGGAGCCGGATCGGCCCGTGCGAGCGTAGGCTGCGGCAGATCGGCCGCTGGATCGACGCCGTCTGGAGCAAACTCGCGTGAACGGGGACAGCTCCAGGCAGGGCCGCACAGAGCCGTTGGCGAAGCATCCAGAGATTGGCTGTAATACGCCAAAGGGGACCAGCGCCCCCGTTTCCGTACGCATGGCGAAGGATCTCAAGGACGACGCCATCGAGCGTGCGGCCTCGAGGGGGATCGATCTCGGTCAATACATCAGGGATCTGATGGAAGCCGACCTGTACGAAGCGCGTCCGCGCAGGAGGCGCGCCAAATACGACGGAATACGACAAAAGCTCGCGGAAATACACGCGGCCATCATTGGCTGCGCGAACGAGGTCAAGCGGAGCGGCACCCGGGTCGCGGATACCGAACATGATGGGGAGATGATCACCTTGCTGCGGGATGCCGTATCCGCGTTGGTGCTGCTCGCCCGCTCGATCGGGCCGCGGTGATGATCGCGCGCGCCTTTTCATATCGAGCTTCATTGACGGACGCCCGCCGTCTCGATGCGCACCTCTGGAAGGCGAAGGACCAGCGTCCGGAGCTGCTGGAGATGCGCAATCTTTGCGTCGATCGGACCATCGACGGCATGCAAGCGATGGCGGCCCTGACGGCGGCGTCCCGCGCCAAGATCGCGTTCTGGCATCTCTATATTTCGCCCCGGCGCACGTTGACGGCCGCCGAAGCGACGCAGGTCGTCGACCTCGTCGTAACGGAACTGAAGGCCAATGGTCACCCGGTGCTGGTGTTCGCGCACAACGACAAGCCTCGGGCGGGCGGCGGGGGGGCAAATCATCTGCACGTCGTGATTGGTCACGTCTCGCCGACAACTTTTCGCGCACTCGACATGCGCCACCATGCGCCGCGACTGCATAAAGTCATGGCGCTCGCAGCCTATCTGATCGAGGGGGAGGCCGTCCCGAGCCCTTGGCAAAAGTCGATAATCGAGGCGCTTCGCGCCGACGGCAACGATCACGTCGCCGACTGGCTGGTCGACGAGCTCGGGAGCATGCCGGTCATCAATGCGCCGCGCATGACCGATTCCATGCGTCGATCGGCTCAGGCGGTCGGCTTTCCCCTGAGCGGGTTTCAGTCGGGGCTGGAACGACTATGGAACAGCCCAGCGACGGAAGCGGAAATCGCCGCGTTCCTGGCTCGGAACGGCGTGACGGCAAGACGCGGAATTGCGGCGAATGTTGTCGCGTTCCACCATGAAAAGCTGTACGTCGGATCGCTGCACCGCATTCTCAGGCAAGGCGCCTCGATCGTCCATCAAGAAGCGCAGCGCCGGATCCCCCGATTTCTCGACGCCTATGAAAGCATCGAACCGGATGCCGCTCCATTGCGCGCTATGCCAGAGTTCCAGAAGCCGACGGCTTCCGAGCGGCGTGCCCGCCTCAATTTGCAGAAAAGGATCGATGCGATCGAGGGGCCGCTGGCCCGCTTGAAGACGGAACGCCTATCCCTGATCTACCGGCCGGGCCATGCCAGCCCGCACGAGCAGAAGTCCCAGGACGAGATCGCCATCCGCATCCATCGTCTTGCCCGGGCTGAGACCATTCTGGAGAATGCGATTTCGCTCTTGTGGCAGGATGCGGGGTGGATGGCCAGACCGGAGCTTGAACTGATGCAGGCCGCCGAGAAGGTCGTCGCCTCGGCGGCGGAGGACATTCCGCCCGATCGGTCGGACGTTGAAATCGTGCTGCGCGAGGGAGACGAACAGGCGCCCGCTCCGGGCTGGAGCCCCTAATCGCGGAACTTCCTCCCGGTTGAGAGGCTTCGAAAGCGTCGTCAAGCTGCAGGCTACGAACCGGAGAGGTTTCGATGGCGACGCCCGAGGCCTCTGCGCGCCGGTCGGACCCGGCGTTCGAGGGAGATCGTTCAATGGCGGCTTGCCTGGCCGTCGCGTTGGCGCAGCACGATCTCGACGAGGCGGCGGAGCCGCCGCACCGATCCGCCGCGCCAATGCTGCGCGATGGCGGATGTTTCGGCCGGGCTCAGGCCATCGATCCAGCGCTGGTCCAGCCCCTGGTCGCGCAGGATGTCGGTGACCACCGCGGGCAGTAGAGCCTGAAGGTCGGCCTCTGTCGGCTTGGGGAAGTCCACCTGGCGGAAGCGATCGAGCAAAGGGGAGGGCAGATTGTCGATGAAATTAGCCGTCGCAACGTAGCAAACGTGCCGCAGGTCCACGGTGGTTTGAAGCGCGGGGTCCGGATATTGCCGTGCCGAGTCGATCTCAAGGAACCCGAGAAGGCAGTCGAACAGGCGGCCATGGTCTCTTCCGATCGCGGCCTTGTCGATCTCATCGAGCAGGATCAGCACGTTGGCGTGCCCGGCGCGGGCGATCGCCAGAAGCGGATGGCATGGCTGCGCGGTCGACCATCTGCGGTCGGTCCCGGAGAAGGCCGCGCCATCGGCGCCGCTGGAGTCCGTCCGCCACAAGCCGATGCCGAGAAGCTGCTGCAGCCGTTGCGCGAACCGGGTCTTGCCGCCCCCGGGCGGCCCCACCATCAGCAACGGGCGGAAGCCGACGGTGGGACGGCCGACCAGGTCGGACAACACGAAATCGACGACATCGGCCGCGTAGCCGAATTCCGCCATCAACTGACAACGCACCTCCGCAAGCGGCGGCGTCTTGATCAGCGGCAAGGGCACGTCGATCAAGGCCTTGAGCGGCGTAATGATCTCCTTGAATTTGTGGCCGGCCATGGTGACCGGGTCCGTCCGCACCACGACGACATGGCCATCGGGAACGGGCAGCGGCATAGCCGCGTCAATGTCGCTGCGCGCGGCCTTCCGCTCGTCGGCTTCGCGCAGACGCTCGCGCGAGCGGGCAAATGCCTTCTCCTCGGCTTCAGTGATCCTGCGCCGGGCCATTCGGGCGCCGAGCATCGCCGCCGCCAGGATTGCCGGCGTCTGGAAGGCGCCTACCACCTCGTGCGCGCAGACGGGAAGCGCCGCCCAGCCATAGACCACCGCCTCGACCTCGGCGGCGAGCTTGAAGGAGATGGACTGCGGAAGCTTGCGAAAGGCTGCAGCAAGCGCGCCCGCGACAC
The genomic region above belongs to Bradyrhizobium sp. CCBAU 53338 and contains:
- a CDS encoding relaxase/mobilization nuclease domain-containing protein, with product MIARAFSYRASLTDARRLDAHLWKAKDQRPELLEMRNLCVDRTIDGMQAMAALTAASRAKIAFWHLYISPRRTLTAAEATQVVDLVVTELKANGHPVLVFAHNDKPRAGGGGANHLHVVIGHVSPTTFRALDMRHHAPRLHKVMALAAYLIEGEAVPSPWQKSIIEALRADGNDHVADWLVDELGSMPVINAPRMTDSMRRSAQAVGFPLSGFQSGLERLWNSPATEAEIAAFLARNGVTARRGIAANVVAFHHEKLYVGSLHRILRQGASIVHQEAQRRIPRFLDAYESIEPDAAPLRAMPEFQKPTASERRARLNLQKRIDAIEGPLARLKTERLSLIYRPGHASPHEQKSQDEIAIRIHRLARAETILENAISLLWQDAGWMARPELELMQAAEKVVASAAEDIPPDRSDVEIVLREGDEQAPAPGWSP
- a CDS encoding AAA family ATPase: MVDDLDDLPLSDLDENLIEGAAEDSASGEQDTAGLPRVLRYAVLASRADQSVYHRLAAEIETVCPGIAMTATWIDTPDAASGCALAVELDHRAVREDKSECRSLADCVRLISLALPRDRALGEEHRRVAGALAAAFRKLPQSISFKLAAEVEAVVYGWAALPVCAHEVVGAFQTPAILAAAMLGARMARRRITEAEEKAFARSRERLREADERKAARSDIDAAMPLPVPDGHVVVVRTDPVTMAGHKFKEIITPLKALIDVPLPLIKTPPLAEVRCQLMAEFGYAADVVDFVLSDLVGRPTVGFRPLLMVGPPGGGKTRFAQRLQQLLGIGLWRTDSSGADGAAFSGTDRRWSTAQPCHPLLAIARAGHANVLILLDEIDKAAIGRDHGRLFDCLLGFLEIDSARQYPDPALQTTVDLRHVCYVATANFIDNLPSPLLDRFRQVDFPKPTEADLQALLPAVVTDILRDQGLDQRWIDGLSPAETSAIAQHWRGGSVRRLRRLVEIVLRQRDGQASRH